The genomic region CTCCACAGGTACTTGTGCCTTCTCTAGTTTGCTACCGTAAAATTCTGGAAATGGTAAACTTAAGATCAAACCCAGACATATGCAATTTTTTTTACTTTGCTTATGGATTACACCATGAGTAGTGTTGTGCCACCAGTTGAATTGGAatttttcattgctattttagctAACTAGAGAACCATAGTTTCCAAATTTATGTTATAAATTGTACATCTTACGATTTAAAAATATATGAGGAGCGTATAGACGATATTCATTTCCTACCTAATAGGAGTATGTTGTTATATTCATATCACTCACTGTTTTCCTTTTTTCCTATATTACTTTtgtttatttttctttctctgtAATCTTATGTTCTTCCATTTGGGGTTTTAGGTTAAAGTTTACATTTACTATAAATATGTAAAAGAATACGCAAAATATTGAAGTCAAAGTGGCGTTACCGTGTAAAGTCAAATGAGCAGATGATGTAGCAGTGGACTAGATAGATATGCAGTTTAGCCTGTTTCTATAATGAAGTCCCCTGTATAGTAGTAGGGATTATTTGCAAGATTAAATTGGTCATATCATTCTTTAGAAAAGAAGAATGTGTTTGTGTATGTAGTGTTGTAGTCTCTTTCAAAATTGTGTATTTTCTTTACCCATTGCTTTTTGTATATGTAAAGTCACTTTAATTTCCCTCCCATGTCAACATAATCTACTATGATTATTTAAGAACAGCTAGTTTATGTGTATTAATATAGAGAAGTTAAACAGATATTGGACGCTAAAGGAATCATTCGTTAAAGCAATCGGAACTGGACTGGGGTATCCGTTGAATGTCCTGGAATTTCATCACATCAATTGGACCGATATTTATGTGAATATAAATAAAAAAGAAGCTAGGGGCTGGAAGTTTTGGCATTTTGAGCTAAAGGAAGGCCTATTTGTAAGTTTCTTGATCATTGTTCAAAGTTCTTTTGTTATTCACGTTTGGTTAGTATTATACTCTTGAATCATCCATGTTGTGTAATTTACTCTGAGTTCGTATTATGATAGatttgtgagttttttattaGACTGGGTTATTGCAACTGGATGTTGGACTGATGGTAGGCTCGGTTGGTTTTAGTTCCTCGTGTTGTAAATCGTTTGTTCTTTTCTCTTACTCCACATTTGGCTTCCCATGGCTTCTTACCAAAAATTACTTAATTCGAAAAAAGATGCTTGAGATTTCTTCACCGAATGATGCGACCTACATCATCCATTTCCTATTCCCAACAAATCCAAATATTCACTTCTCTTTCTGTTTTTGGGATATAATGGACTAGATCAAAATTACTCGTTAACCCTTGTGCGTTTTGCTTTTTATGAGAGTGTATTAGCCCGctatttaggttttagaaaggGTAAATTGGGTGAATTTCGCTGATAATGATAAATGATGTGTTCATCTCTATTGTCTGTTCTATCCTTCTGAAATAGGTTTCCGTTGCTCGGGGCTCCCCATGTATGGCAACTGAGAGTTACAAACAAGCACTTGGACAGACCGATTTGGATGAAGGTGTATATGATCCATGGTTGAATCTTCCAAATCCAAGCTTCTCGTGGAGAACTGTTGAGGAACTCATACCCAACTAATTTATTGTTGAGAATGTTCCAATTGTCTGTAACAAAACGCAATCATCGTGCATGCACCTACATGTTTAACCAAGCCAGTGGTCTGAAGAACTATTTTATGCTTCTACCTCCTGTGATTCTGAAGAGAACGAGTTTCATGAACTTATTATGAACATATAATCTCGTTTGTTTTGAATATTAGCCAGCCTTGAGCGACAAGGTTGTGACTTCGAAAGCCGACTGATTGAATCGCTATTAGAGCCTGGTTAAATCTGTGTTGCTGTGAAAGATTCCAAGGAGTATGCAGTTTGGTTTTGTTATAGAGAAAGCTTGATACCTTGTTTATCTTGGTTTTGGACAAATTGTTGTCTCAAGCATAGTATTTTATACATGTAATTAAAATCAAGAAAATAGTAATATTATATTATTGATCAGTATTTAAGTTGGATTCATAGTGAGAAAATTTCTTACAAGATTTATTGCTCTTTTTGTTGAGAAGAGAAACATACAAGACTAGGTTCATTACGACGAGTAATGATTGGTTTTATCCTTCGGCGAGTGCTGATCGTCCATTCCAGCATGTTGTGgatgttgatgttgatgttgattTCCGTGTTCAGCAATCCGTACGCCATCAACACACTTATGTTACCCGATGATGTTACTTTTCTTTCTTAGTTTACGGTAAAATAAGtgcatttgaccaaatgagtcaaATGTCACCTGTATAAGAACTTTTTtcacagctgccaaaaaaaaaaaaaaaaaaaaaaaaaaaaagactaggTTCGAAACTCTTTTACCGAGAGTACTTTATTCTTCTAATATTAACAACATTCATTTCATTCAACTTTGGGTATATGAATCTACAAATTTATCTCTATCTGCTGACATTGTTTTCGAACCTAAACATCGTCCAGTAACAAGGTTATATTACTGGTTTTAATTATAGAATCATGATACGAGAAAACACGAACGGTGAGCCAAAAAATGCAATTGATTCGAAAGGTGAGCCAAAAATTGCAAATATATTAAAGCTGTGCTTCATGTGCTGAACAAATGAGAATCAGAAGATATTGTAAGAGTCTCTTTGGAAACGAAAAGCTAAGCTACAAGAATAAAGGAAGAAAATGACTTGTATTAATGAAAACTGTGATTTGTTACAGGTGGACACTATTAAATCACATTAACAAATTATAAAGGTATCTAAATCCTAAGTATACAAAAAGAATGGGCATAATTTACAAGTGCCGATTTCTGAAGGATAAATTATACAGCCGGCTTACTCCGGACAGTTAAACACTATCAACTTACTAATTTTGTACAATGTATATATTATCCTCATAGAAGCATGTTGAGATCCGAAAGATCATCCATGGGTATTTGAAGACCTCCGAACCCGTCATCGTCTTGCAAACCCTCAACCTCGTCGAAATTTAACCAACTACTCAGATCCTGATGTCCTTCCAATTCATTCCCCACATTTAGATCTTCGATCGAGTCTAGCTCGCTCAATGGCAGGCTGCTAAGGTTCATAGCGTCATTGCTTTCTTTAGATGAATCAGGGATATTTCTTGGGGATTTTTGACCTTCTCGTCTCCTATTAACAAACTCACCGGAAACAGAAGTTGTGGTTTGCACCGGATGCGTCGTCAATTGTGACACCTTTTGCTTCGGTTTTGATTTTGTTTTCCTTTCACCCTTTGAGTTAGATAGTGATGGCCGGCCAGCCTTGGGACCCGAATCTCTATCACTTCTCTTACCCTTTGCTCCGCCGGGAAGTGTTGATCCTAGGGACGATGTTGCTCTCAAAGAACCATTGCCACCAACATCATCAAGCAAGACTTCCTTCTTCTTGCCTCTATTCAATATAGGTCCATTCCTAGCAAAAGCATGGTCAGATTGGGAGAGAGGTTCAAAAGTATCAAGCACGCTCCTTTCGGATTTATCATTTTGGAGGTTGTTAAGCTGCTCCGAACCACCAGGGTAGCGACCTAAACAGAAGAGATAACAAAAGGGCATGCTAAGTAAAACGAGCAAAGAGAATATAACCTACTAGCACTAGCATGTTACTAGTGAAGTTATTGACTGGTATAAACTCATGACTTTTGTTCAGAACCTGTCAACAGCAAACATTCTAACCTACCACGGTTAGTGAATGGTGGTACTCATAACGTGGTTGATACCCACCATCGTCAAAACTATCTAGTCGCTctctttaaccaaaaaaaaaaaaaaaaaaaaaaaaaaaaacggatctCACATGGTTAACAATTGCGCAAAGCCTCAAATGATTTGGGATGTAATATTAAAACTGATAGTTTTAACAAAACAAAAATTAGTACTCATGGTTAACACACAAATTGATTTGGTATAGGCTGTTGGAAAACAGTCTTACCGAGGAAGAAGATGCATTGAGAGGATAACCTTGTGTTACGCGACTCATTTAAAGAAACACAAGCATATGAAAATATGAAGGTAAATAGCTAAAGGGAAAAAAATTATATGTTCCACATAAACAGAATTCTCACTATCTATATAAACTAAAAATGCATATACTGTACTTGGATGACAAATGTGACACACAAACGACAACTCTCCCAGTCTACAAAATCTTTTTAGGTTTAGTATCCTTCACTAGAAACCTGCACACACAGGAACGGCTCGTGGAAACAAAATTatgtaaaaatattaattttccTATAGGCTATAACCATCAAAGACTATATCAGATTTGGCATTCGACACAAGTGTTAAAAAGCAAGAAAACCAATGCTTCAAATATTATGTCAAGACTAAAAAAGAACC from Silene latifolia isolate original U9 population chromosome 3, ASM4854445v1, whole genome shotgun sequence harbors:
- the LOC141647926 gene encoding uncharacterized protein LOC141647926 isoform X2, with translation MERWIVDISVWKASALDFSRAISILPSHEHSSITRYVKVEDRKRALVSRLLQYALVHQVLGIPFDEIIIRRTVQGKPYVIIPEYIQSFSSYFSSMEWYNIMNTATFDDRLKVLHRYWTLKESFVKAIGTGLGYPLNVLEFHHINWTDIYVNINKKEARGWKFWHFELKEGLFVSVARGSPCMATESYKQALGQTDLDEGVYDPWLNLPNPSFSWRTVEELIPN